A single window of uncultured Methanospirillum sp. DNA harbors:
- a CDS encoding class I SAM-dependent methyltransferase, with translation MLKNNKFRGTGDCASIWSSKDKAQEFWESTQKNTKRYTPILSMISSHDPKNILDIGSGPGSLALPLASNGGQVTAIEPALGMSAVLAEKAIEIGITNLNIVTKRWEEVLSDDLSPPYDTVIACYSLGMPDIADAIVKMEEVCNGRIFLIWFAGVTPWEQVICDLWSHYHEEVYQTGPKADVLFQVLYEMGIFPDITVLRESSIEETSDLSKIVADYACRLCLQENSDLTYIEEYFRGLNIDNIGSVRLKGELTSMILSWESRRYFPDKYKLSQDLSNGQQNTLKTST, from the coding sequence ATGCTAAAAAACAATAAATTTCGCGGAACCGGGGATTGTGCCAGCATCTGGAGTTCAAAGGACAAAGCTCAGGAATTTTGGGAGAGTACACAGAAGAATACGAAGAGGTACACTCCTATTCTATCAATGATATCTTCTCACGATCCCAAGAATATCCTAGATATCGGAAGTGGCCCGGGGTCTCTTGCCTTACCTCTTGCCAGTAACGGAGGCCAGGTAACTGCAATTGAACCTGCATTGGGAATGAGTGCTGTTCTTGCTGAAAAGGCAATCGAGATCGGCATTACAAATCTAAATATTGTTACAAAAAGATGGGAAGAGGTACTGTCAGATGATTTGTCACCTCCCTATGATACAGTAATCGCATGTTATTCATTGGGTATGCCCGATATTGCAGACGCAATTGTAAAGATGGAAGAGGTCTGCAATGGAAGAATTTTTTTAATCTGGTTTGCAGGAGTGACTCCCTGGGAGCAGGTGATTTGTGATCTCTGGTCTCATTACCATGAAGAGGTCTATCAAACCGGACCAAAAGCTGATGTTCTCTTTCAGGTATTATATGAAATGGGAATCTTCCCTGACATAACTGTCCTTCGCGAATCATCAATAGAAGAGACATCAGATCTGAGCAAGATCGTTGCTGATTACGCCTGCCGGTTATGTCTTCAGGAAAACTCTGATCTCACATATATTGAAGAATATTTCAGAGGCTTGAATATTGATAACATTGGATCTGTCAGATTGAAAGGAGAATTAACATCCATGATCCTCTCATGGGAGAGCAGGAGATATTTTCCTGATAAATATAAATTATCTCAAGATTTGAGTAACGGTCAGCAAAATACGCTGAAGACATCGACATGA
- a CDS encoding iron ABC transporter permease: MNRSNATPVFLYHSEKARKLFVIFTLLILLFLAVIYALNAGSYHLSFERILSILCQMISNPAALDSNQSEKIVVIDFRMPRVILAILTGISLAVAGCVMQALLKNPLVSPFTLGLSSAASFGAAMAIVFGPALFPFIPAQFQNATIILSAFLLGWLSILLIYAISRMKGSSSATLILSGVVIGYIFTAGVMILKYLTNDEKLREITLWLMGGMWGANWGAVLIVTPITLLCFLYLESRAWDLNTLAAGDDVAKNLGVNVNQLRLTGLFVATLASSACLAFTGIIGFIGLMGPHIGRMLIGNDNRYLIPCSALLGAFILLISDTAARTVMDPIEIPVGVIMYIIGGIFFMILILRGQHRVIT; encoded by the coding sequence ATGAACCGTAGTAATGCCACACCTGTATTTCTATATCATTCTGAAAAAGCGAGAAAATTATTCGTCATCTTTACCCTCCTCATCCTCCTCTTTCTCGCTGTTATCTATGCCCTCAACGCCGGGTCTTATCATCTCTCATTTGAACGGATCCTCTCTATCCTCTGCCAGATGATCTCAAACCCGGCAGCTCTGGACTCAAATCAGTCTGAAAAGATCGTTGTTATAGACTTCCGGATGCCCCGGGTCATTTTAGCGATTCTAACCGGGATCAGTCTTGCAGTCGCAGGCTGTGTCATGCAGGCACTTCTGAAAAACCCACTTGTCAGCCCCTTTACTCTAGGGCTCTCTTCCGCTGCATCGTTCGGAGCTGCGATGGCCATCGTCTTCGGTCCTGCCCTGTTTCCGTTCATACCTGCACAATTCCAGAACGCAACAATAATTCTTTCAGCATTCCTGCTCGGATGGCTCTCAATTCTTCTTATCTATGCCATCTCCAGGATGAAAGGCTCATCAAGTGCGACCCTCATCCTATCAGGAGTTGTCATCGGGTACATCTTCACAGCCGGAGTCATGATCCTGAAGTATCTCACCAACGATGAGAAACTTCGGGAGATCACACTCTGGCTGATGGGAGGCATGTGGGGAGCAAACTGGGGAGCTGTTCTGATAGTAACCCCTATCACCCTGCTCTGTTTTCTATACCTGGAGTCCCGGGCCTGGGATCTCAACACACTCGCTGCAGGAGACGATGTAGCGAAAAATCTGGGAGTTAATGTCAACCAGCTCAGACTGACAGGCCTCTTTGTAGCCACACTTGCGTCATCTGCCTGCCTTGCCTTTACCGGAATAATCGGGTTTATCGGCCTGATGGGGCCGCATATCGGCAGAATGCTCATCGGTAATGATAACCGGTATCTGATACCCTGCTCGGCCCTTCTCGGAGCATTCATCCTCCTGATCTCAGATACGGCAGCCAGAACCGTGATGGATCCTATCGAGATCCCGGTCGGGGTGATCATGTACATTATCGGAGGGATTTTCTTTATGATCCTCATTCTTCGCGGACAACACCGGGTGATCACCTGA
- a CDS encoding ABC transporter ATP-binding protein: MRLTVRDLSVRYGMSQILSSISFDLIPGEVLCIIGPNGSGKSTLIKTLAGIISQQSGSVFLEGKNIDDYTRNAIARTIGYVPQDFQYLTSASVLEAVILGRRPHVEWSLTQHDLDVVQAAMERLAISPMAEKMLTELSGGERQRVFIARAIAQEPEIFLFDEPTSALDIRHQIDVFSMIRELSEQYSKSILVAVHDLNFAYHYADRVMLIDTGRIVNIGTAEEVMTEENIISVYGVPMQFVTTGSGRYVLPVWNSPSQQQSCPEMSSARELSQCSR, translated from the coding sequence ATGAGACTCACAGTTAGGGATTTATCGGTCAGGTACGGAATGAGTCAGATCCTGAGCTCAATCAGCTTTGACCTCATCCCTGGTGAAGTGCTCTGCATCATCGGTCCGAATGGATCAGGAAAAAGCACCCTCATTAAAACTCTGGCAGGGATTATCAGTCAGCAGAGTGGCTCTGTCTTTTTGGAAGGCAAAAATATCGATGATTATACCCGCAATGCTATAGCACGAACCATCGGGTATGTACCCCAGGACTTTCAGTATCTAACATCTGCTTCAGTACTTGAAGCCGTAATCCTTGGAAGAAGACCCCACGTCGAGTGGTCACTTACACAACATGACCTTGATGTAGTTCAGGCTGCAATGGAGCGGCTTGCCATCTCGCCGATGGCTGAGAAGATGCTTACCGAGCTTTCAGGCGGTGAACGACAGCGTGTCTTTATTGCGAGAGCAATCGCCCAGGAGCCTGAGATCTTCCTCTTTGATGAGCCGACAAGTGCCCTTGACATAAGACACCAGATTGACGTCTTCTCAATGATCAGAGAGCTGTCTGAGCAGTATTCCAAATCAATTCTTGTCGCAGTGCATGACCTCAACTTTGCATATCATTATGCTGATCGGGTTATGCTCATCGATACAGGAAGGATTGTAAACATCGGAACTGCTGAAGAGGTCATGACCGAGGAGAATATCATCTCAGTATATGGCGTTCCGATGCAGTTTGTTACAACCGGATCCGGCAGATATGTCCTCCCTGTCTGGAACAGCCCGAGTCAACAGCAATCATGTCCAGAAATGAGTTCAGCCCGGGAATTAAGTCAGTGCTCCAGGTGA